Proteins from a single region of Syntrophales bacterium:
- the ruvB gene encoding Holliday junction branch migration DNA helicase RuvB gives MEHSVVSPAKFENENGYERSLRPKTLVEFVGQKKIKENLSIFIEAARRRGEALDHVLLYGPPGLGKTTLAYIVAEEMGVDIKVTSGPVIERPGDLAAILTNLHEHDTLFIDEIHRLSHVVEEILYPAMEDYHIDILIGQGPSARSMKLEIPKFTLMGATTRAGLLTSPLRDRFGMSFRLEFYTPAELSIIVKRSADILSVRLDDEGAYEIAGRSRGTPRIANRLLKRVRDFAEVRADGLINKKVAIDALEMLAVDHRGFDHMDRKILLTLIDKFNGGPAGIDNLSSAIGEERDTIEDVYEPYLIQEGYLHRTTRGRVATKIAYEHFGKEWGDRDQQQLFK, from the coding sequence ATGGAACATTCTGTGGTGAGCCCGGCAAAATTTGAGAATGAAAATGGGTATGAACGGTCACTGCGTCCAAAAACTCTTGTTGAGTTTGTGGGACAGAAAAAAATAAAGGAAAACCTTTCCATATTCATTGAGGCTGCCAGAAGGAGAGGTGAAGCTCTCGATCATGTACTGCTCTATGGTCCTCCCGGACTGGGGAAGACCACATTAGCTTATATCGTGGCCGAAGAGATGGGAGTCGATATTAAAGTTACCTCAGGTCCCGTTATAGAACGCCCGGGAGACTTGGCCGCAATCCTTACAAATCTTCACGAACATGATACTCTGTTTATCGACGAGATTCATAGGCTTTCCCATGTTGTAGAGGAAATTCTATACCCTGCGATGGAGGATTACCATATCGATATTCTAATCGGCCAGGGACCTTCCGCACGTTCAATGAAGCTGGAGATTCCTAAGTTTACCCTGATGGGTGCAACGACCAGAGCAGGGCTTCTTACATCGCCACTTCGTGATCGCTTCGGTATGAGTTTCCGACTTGAATTTTATACCCCTGCAGAACTTTCAATCATTGTTAAAAGATCGGCTGATATATTGTCTGTGAGACTTGATGATGAAGGGGCTTATGAAATAGCCGGCCGGTCGCGAGGTACTCCCCGCATAGCGAACCGTCTTCTTAAAAGGGTACGGGATTTTGCTGAAGTCAGGGCGGATGGCTTAATTAACAAAAAGGTAGCCATTGATGCCTTGGAAATGCTCGCAGTTGATCATAGGGGGTTTGATCACATGGACCGTAAGATACTATTAACCTTGATTGATAAATTTAATGGTGGTCCGGCAGGAATTGATAATCTGTCATCTGCAATAGGTGAGGAAAGAGATACTATTGAGGACGTCTATGAGCCATACCTTATTCAGGAGGGATACCTTCACAGGACAACAAGAGGGCGGGTGGCTACGAAAATTGCGTATGAGCATTTTGGGAAAGAGTGGGGAGATAGAGACCAACAACAATTGTTCAAATAA
- the lpxC gene encoding UDP-3-O-acyl-N-acetylglucosamine deacetylase, producing the protein MRLQRTVKSEIGCKSVGLHSGRKVNMTIKPAGVDEGIIFVRKDLSENNIIKAELKNVCDTTLATTLGVNGTMVSTVEHLLSAFNGMGVDNAVVEIDSPEIPIMDGSALPFVDLLKSVGTVAQGKCKKLLVVKEIISVKDGECWAVLMPSPEFKITYEIEFEHPLIGEQLYHMVFSDIEYEKNICAARTFGFLKDVEYLQAKGLALGGSLNNAVVLDDEKIINKEGLRFSDEFVKHKILDAIGDLSLLGMPIIGHFVAYKSGHRLNNLLLTELLANEESWKIVNYLDEDEERDETINAPTFSVLDAIPFQSSSQ; encoded by the coding sequence ATGCGTTTGCAGAGAACGGTAAAGAGCGAAATAGGATGTAAAAGCGTGGGTTTGCACTCAGGTAGAAAAGTTAACATGACAATAAAACCTGCCGGGGTTGATGAAGGGATAATCTTTGTTCGTAAGGACTTATCGGAAAATAATATAATCAAGGCCGAGTTGAAAAACGTGTGTGATACAACACTGGCAACTACTTTGGGAGTAAATGGGACAATGGTTTCAACGGTTGAACATTTGCTTTCTGCTTTTAATGGGATGGGTGTGGATAATGCCGTTGTTGAGATAGATTCACCTGAAATTCCGATTATGGATGGAAGTGCCCTACCTTTTGTTGACTTGTTAAAGAGTGTCGGAACAGTCGCTCAGGGAAAATGTAAGAAATTACTGGTCGTAAAGGAGATAATCTCTGTAAAGGATGGAGAGTGCTGGGCAGTGCTTATGCCATCACCGGAATTTAAAATTACTTACGAAATTGAATTTGAACATCCGTTGATCGGTGAACAATTGTATCATATGGTTTTTTCTGATATTGAATATGAAAAAAATATTTGTGCAGCACGAACCTTCGGATTTTTAAAAGATGTTGAGTACCTTCAAGCAAAGGGATTAGCTCTCGGAGGTTCTTTGAATAATGCGGTTGTCCTGGATGATGAAAAAATTATCAATAAAGAAGGACTCAGATTTTCTGATGAATTTGTAAAGCATAAGATCCTCGATGCCATTGGGGATCTATCTCTTTTGGGTATGCCGATTATAGGTCATTTTGTAGCTTATAAATCGGGACACAGATTGAATAATTTGCTCCTTACAGAACTCTTAGCGAATGAAGAAAGCTGGAAGATAGTAAATTATTTGGATGAGGATGAAGAAAGAGATGAAACAATTAATGCCCCCACTTTTAGTGTTCTGGATGCAATTCCCTTCCAAAGTAGTTCTCAGTAA
- a CDS encoding epoxyqueuosine reductase QueH, producing MKNLLHICCAPCTIYPLKILRESGHNVLGFFYNPNIHPYLEYKRRFDTLEEYAVSVGLRIVSHEEYPMEEFLRSVVFREDNRCRYCYYSRLENTVLIAKREKMEGFTTTLLYSKFQDHEMIKDIGESLSKKHGIEFFYQDFRKGWKEGIRISKDLGMYRQQYCGCIYSEKERFNNK from the coding sequence ATGAAAAATTTACTCCATATTTGCTGTGCCCCCTGTACGATATACCCGCTGAAGATATTAAGAGAAAGTGGTCATAATGTTTTGGGCTTCTTTTATAACCCTAACATTCATCCTTATCTTGAATATAAAAGACGGTTTGATACTCTTGAGGAGTATGCTGTCAGTGTAGGTTTAAGGATTGTTTCGCATGAAGAGTATCCGATGGAAGAGTTTTTGAGAAGTGTAGTTTTTAGAGAAGATAACAGGTGTAGGTATTGTTATTATTCGCGCTTGGAAAATACCGTACTTATTGCCAAAAGGGAGAAAATGGAAGGTTTCACAACAACGCTCCTCTACAGCAAATTTCAAGATCACGAGATGATCAAAGATATCGGGGAGAGTCTGTCGAAGAAACATGGAATCGAGTTCTTCTATCAGGATTTTCGTAAAGGATGGAAGGAGGGGATTAGGATATCCAAAGATTTGGGTATGTACAGACAACAGTATTGTGGATGTATCTACAGCGAAAAAGAAAGATTCAATAATAAGTAA